In the genome of Oncorhynchus mykiss isolate Arlee chromosome 18, USDA_OmykA_1.1, whole genome shotgun sequence, one region contains:
- the LOC110519411 gene encoding inactive dual specificity phosphatase 27, which produces MASPSEGDQTVPDGEREKEATKVKSIQSHYLRCPSPSSFSVISESRFSVISGSDAESIYMEPIHLSSAIAAKQIINEELPKRGIRTESTPDSMLETAEQLMVEDLYNRVKDMIDDRSPYNTPCVMDIQRAMVQDRLEAPNNPVDEVWNNIFIAEKSVAVNKARLKRMGITHILNAAHGTGVYTGEAFYAGMNIGYMGIEVDDFAESDISPHFRTCAEFLDEALLTHKGKVLVSSMMGESRSAVLVAAYLMIFQHMTIMEALTTLRKKRPINPNEGFLKQLRQLNETLLEERDDDDDDTLSQCSVIDAHTRAHLFDDEESMMGVKAHSIMMEEEEDSQSVMSSVASSAAAAALRDGVFGGLRMGLERAETTEGLALPGKDAGDGGEDAEDGDEDGMSMIREWQRRNEKYQSEEWWEQQLMSEAGDEESLLGGMQGPGATEDLESVTSEDVQAMKERLKRRPRHSPSESVSTASCSSYSDLWKQRLKEIEEQAAARYRKKDDDNNSESTAMEGIQNKKQTIKDDVESVLSDTSSMYNFCKRNKENLTPLERWRVKRIQFGWNKNDEGRDGEKRAGGVWGSGEQGDGDAEAHTPALEDVNLTAYQTWKMKQAKRLGEDNKATKDDIVEMSRGEDSATAKRRQRREELLERSRKTLEESQSMCGWETESSMSGSTLPLSAFFAQPDGSQAGRVANDDNMSMLSGRSSVSQARSTRSQASMGSGIPQGIPQVPMIPVPTMQGPGGEPMVDLSSIQNWIANVVSETLIQKEREMSLPPSQAGSVLSFGGTSSVLGPARRGLDDDKASMLSGASYSSSLAHHGVSAGRAESVLSGRSAASSTSNLSSISGLGSRRSKITTTSVPLYSLFADQVNLQKLDSMDKQMQSEMRNKMACYGVKKIVEDNKRSTLYKKKKPKDEGEEEEEKEDDYLTGKIKTSLPPAPEKKKAPTRSYGLSGCLNLSTALEKEKNTSVDDWLTNVMPPSRKPASYSAEDETDPGPSASVYNFGGQRDSSEEEDEEEEYEVASRYRSRFQADTESRVLGKFSSNSVDSSSYRTRRSYTATEEEEEDEESYTSKRKFTHHSQYESGGETEGRIERKEEKEEEEDVDRFLSDLRQRSRARAEAEMQDDDIVAAWRAQQESKSNGYRSSDS; this is translated from the exons ATGGCGTCACCGAGCGAGGGCGATCAGACGGtgcctgatggagagagagaaaaggaggcgACTAAGGTCAAATCTATTCAGTCCCACTATCTCCGCTGTCCCTCCCCCAGCAG TTTCTCCGTGATCTCTGAGTCCAGATTCTCCGTGATATCAGGGTCGGATGCCGAGAGCATCTATATGGAGCCCATTCACCTGTCCTCAGCTATAGCTGCCAAACAAATCATCAACGAGG AGCTCCCAAAACGGGGTATCAGGACAGAGAGTACCCCAGACAGCATGTTGGAGACAGCGGAACAGCTGATGGTGGAGGACCTCTACAACCGGGTGAAGGACATGATCGATGACCGCAGCCCCTATAACACCCCCTGTGTGATGGACATCCAGCGGGCCATGGTACAGGACCGCCTGGAGGCCCCCAACAACCCCGTGGACGAGGTGTGGAACAACATATTCATCGCTGAGAA ATCTGTGGCTGTCAATAAAGCTCGTCTGAAGCGCATGGGTATCACCCACATCCTGAACGCTGCCCACGGTACCGGGGTCTACACAGGGGAGGCCTTCTACGCTGGCATGAACATCGGCTACATGGGTATCGAGGTAGATGACTTTGCAGAGTCTGACATCTCCCCTCACTTCAGAACCTGCGCTGAGTTCCTGGATGAGGCCCTGTTGACACACAAGG GTAAGGTCCTGGTGTCCTCTATGATGGGCGAGAGCCGCTCCGCTGTGCTGGTGGCTGCCTACCTCATGATTTTCCAACACATGACCATCATGGAGGCACTGACCACTCTGAGGAAGAAGCGACCCATCAACCCCAACGAGGGCTTCCTAAAACAGCTGCGTCAGCTTAACGAGACGCTACTAGAGGAGCGTGATGACGATGATGACGACACCCTCAGCCAATGCTCCGTCATCGACGCCCACACTCGCGCCCACCTGTTTGACGACGAAGAGAGCATGATGGGCGTGAAGGCCCACTCCAtcatgatggaggaggaggaggacagccaAAGCGTGATGAGTAGCGTGGCCTCGTCTGCGGCAGCCGCCGCCCTCAGGGACGGTGTTTTTGGAGGGCTGCGGATGGGCCTGGAACGGGCAGAGACAACAGAGGGCCTGGCCCTGCCTGGAAAAGACGCTGGCGACGGTGGGGAGGATGCAGAGGATGGGGATGAAGATGGCATGAGCATGATCCGCGAGTGgcagaggaggaatgagaagtACCAGAGCGAAGAGTGGTGGGAGCAACAGCTGATGAGCGAGGCTGGGGACGAGGAGTCTCTCCTGGGGGGCATGCAGGGTCCTGGGGCAACAGAAGACCTGGAGAGCGTGACCAGTGAGGACGTCCAGGCCATGAAAGAGCGCCTGAAGCGGCGCCCGCGGCACTCCCCCTCAGAGTCAGTGTCCACGGCCAGTTGCAGCAGCTACTCTGACCTGTGGAAGCAGCGTCTGAAGGAGATCGAGGAGCAGGCGGCAGCGCGCTACCGCAAGAAGGACGACGACAACAACAGTGAGAGCACGGCGATGGAGGGGATACAAAATAAGAAGCAGACAATCAAGGACGACGTGGAGAGCGTGCTCTCTGACACCAGCTCCATGTACAACTTCTGCAAGAGGAACAAGGAGAACCTAACTCCCCTGGAGCGCTGGAGGGTGAAGAGGATCCAGTTTGGCTGGAATAAGAATGatgaagggagggatggggagaaaaGAGCCGGGGGTGTATGGGGCAGTGGGGAGCAGGGAGATGGCGATGCTGAGGCCCACACTCCGGCACTGGAGGACGTCAACCTGACAGCCTACCAGACCTGGAAGATGAAACAGGCAAAGCGGCTTGGAGAGGACAACAAGGCAACAAAAGATGACATTGTGGAGATGAGCCGTGGCGAGGACTCGGCCACAGCCAAGAGGAGACAGAGGCGGGAGGAGCTCCTGGAGCGCTCGCGGAAGACACTGGAGGAGAGTCAGTCCATGTGTGGCTGGGAGACGGAGAGCTCCATGAGCGGAAGCACCCTGCCGCTCTCTGCCTTCTTCGCCCAGCCTGACGGCTCACAAGCCGGACGTGTTGCCAATGATGACAACATGTCCATGCTGAGTGGCAGGTCTTCTGTATCCCAAGCCCGCAGCACCAGATCTCAGGCCTCTATGGGCTCAGGAATTCCACAGGGCATTCCCCAAGTCCCCATGATCCCTGTGCCCACAATGCAGGGACCTGGTGGGGAGCCCATGGTCGACCTGTCCAGCATTCAGAACTGGATCGCCAATGTGGTGTCCGAGACCCTCATCCAGAAGGAGCGTGAGATGAGCCTCCCCCCGTCCCAGGCTGGATCGGTGCTAAGTTTCGGTGGGACATCTAGTGTGTTAGGGCCAGCAAGACGTGGCTTGGACGATGACAAGGCTTCTATGCTGAGTGGAGCGTCCTATTCGAGCTCGCTGGCTCATCACGGTGTCAGTGCTGGCAGGGCCGAGTCTGTGCTCTCTGGTAGAAGTGCTGCTTCTTCTACCAGTAATCTCTCCAGCATCTCCGGTCTGGGCTCCCGCAGGAGCAAGATCACCACCACCAGCGTGCCCCTCTACAGCCTTTTTGCGGACCAGGTCAACCTACAGAAGCTGGACTCCATGGACAAGCAGATGCAGTCGGAGATGAGGAACAAGATGGCCTGCTACGGGGTGAAGAAGATTGTCGAAGATAACAAGCGCAGCACACTCTACAAGAAGAAGAAGCCCAAGGACGAGGgcgaagaggaggaagagaaggaggatgaCTATTTAACAGGAAAGATAAAGACGTCTCTCCCACCTGCACCAGAGAAAAAGAAAGCACCTACGCGAAGCTATGGCCTTTCGGGCTGCCTAAATCTCTCCACCGCTCTGGAGAAAGAAAAGAACACCAGTGTTGATGATTGGCTAACCAACGTCATGCCTCCTTCAAGGAAACCAGCGTCCTATAGTGCAGAAGACGAGACTGATCCAGGGCCATCTGCCTCCGTGTATAACTTCGGGGGTCAGAGGGACTCGTCTGAGGAGGAAGACGAAGAGGAGGAGTATGAAGTCGCATCCAGATATCGCTCCAGATTCCAGGCAGACACAGAGTCACGTGTACTTGGCAAATTCTCTTCCAACAGCGTGGATTCCAGCAGCTACAGGACTAGAAGATCCTACACAGccactgaggaagaggaggaagatgaggagagtTATACATCGAAGAGGAAGTTTACTCATCACTCACAATATGAGAGTGGAGGGGAGACGGAGGGGAGGatagaaaggaaggaagaaaaggaagaggaagaagatgtCGACAGATTCCTCAGCGATCTTAGGCAGAGGTCTCGGGCTCGGGCTGAGGCAGAAATGCAGGACGATGACATCGTTGCAGCTTGGAGGGCACAACAAGAATCCAAGTCAAATGGTTACAGAAGCAGTGACTCTTAA